A window of Verrucomicrobiia bacterium contains these coding sequences:
- a CDS encoding alpha/beta hydrolase: MTEGMSLVTRAGFQKVAKFYAAGMIALGVVGFMRVGNAADTPAAFETSSAFTGEKTSWHGFDRYDFLMDEQTLEIKPIKAQDDEKDGIRHNIDGQRRCIVVVPKTAAAGNPWSWRGCYWDHQPQTEVELLHRGFHIAYVESSATLRPGKTWEAWYDFLVKHGLAKKPAFVGMSRGGEFSYTWATMHPDEAACIYADNPGGSFQIMTKLGELATNNVPLMHVVGSIDPLRGRVSDPMENIYQQFGGRISVMMKEGRGHHPHSLHDPKPIADFIETSVNETLATPPEYTGHRSRHSFFYSIENMYRDFPKEGTYIACRGPVFTNCYDRYDFELPGVEGTICVIAPKTSAAGMPWVFRADFLRRDAAVDLALLAKGFHIVTGPVPYNYDGPQVANWNIVYKHLTDAGFSKKPVMEGAGEAAGEVYAWAIENPDKVSCIYAANPQMRSNLAKTQPLANLEPLAKAGVPVLHICGSLDPFLATNTRVAEERYQKFGGHINVVIEDGAGHYPLEPKDPGVAVDFITQHAN; the protein is encoded by the coding sequence ATGACGGAAGGAATGTCTCTGGTAACGCGGGCCGGTTTTCAAAAGGTGGCTAAATTTTACGCCGCGGGAATGATCGCGCTGGGCGTCGTGGGATTTATGCGAGTGGGCAACGCGGCGGACACGCCGGCGGCGTTCGAAACTTCATCGGCTTTCACCGGAGAAAAAACCTCGTGGCATGGCTTTGATCGCTATGACTTTTTGATGGACGAGCAAACGCTGGAGATCAAACCCATCAAGGCGCAGGACGATGAGAAGGACGGCATCCGCCATAATATTGACGGGCAGCGCCGCTGCATCGTCGTCGTGCCGAAAACGGCGGCGGCGGGCAATCCCTGGTCGTGGCGCGGCTGCTATTGGGACCATCAACCGCAAACCGAAGTGGAATTGTTGCACCGCGGTTTTCACATCGCCTACGTGGAGTCGAGCGCGACGTTGCGTCCCGGAAAGACGTGGGAAGCCTGGTACGATTTTCTCGTAAAACATGGGCTCGCGAAAAAACCGGCGTTCGTGGGCATGAGCCGCGGCGGGGAATTCTCCTACACCTGGGCGACGATGCATCCCGACGAAGCCGCGTGCATCTACGCGGATAATCCCGGCGGCAGTTTTCAGATCATGACGAAGCTCGGCGAACTGGCGACCAACAACGTGCCGTTGATGCATGTGGTCGGCAGCATTGATCCATTGCGGGGCCGCGTGTCGGACCCGATGGAAAATATTTACCAGCAATTCGGCGGGCGCATCAGTGTGATGATGAAGGAAGGACGCGGGCATCATCCCCACAGCCTGCACGATCCAAAACCCATCGCGGATTTTATTGAGACGAGTGTGAATGAAACGCTCGCAACGCCGCCTGAGTATACCGGTCACCGCTCGCGGCACAGTTTTTTTTACAGCATCGAAAACATGTATCGCGATTTTCCGAAAGAAGGCACTTACATCGCGTGTCGCGGCCCGGTGTTCACGAATTGTTATGACCGGTACGATTTTGAATTGCCCGGCGTGGAAGGCACGATTTGTGTCATCGCGCCAAAAACTTCCGCGGCGGGAATGCCCTGGGTTTTTCGCGCGGATTTCTTGCGGCGCGACGCGGCGGTGGACCTCGCCCTGCTCGCCAAGGGTTTTCACATCGTCACCGGGCCGGTTCCTTACAATTACGATGGGCCGCAAGTCGCGAACTGGAACATTGTTTATAAACATCTGACCGACGCAGGCTTTTCCAAAAAGCCGGTGATGGAAGGCGCGGGCGAAGCGGCGGGTGAAGTGTATGCGTGGGCGATTGAAAATCCCGACAAAGTCTCCTGCATCTATGCCGCAAATCCGCAGATGCGCAGCAATCTCGCGAAGACCCAGCCGCTGGCGAACCTGGAACCGCTGGCGAAAGCCGGCGTGCCGGTGTTACACATTTGCGGCAGCCTGGACCCGTTTCTGGCGACCAATACGCGCGTGGCCGAAGAGCGTTACCAAAAGTTCGGCGGGCACATCAACGTCGTGATCGAAGACGGCGCTGGACATTATCCGCTGGAGCCGAAGGATCCGGGCGTGGCGGTGGATTTCATCACCCAACACGCGAACTGA
- a CDS encoding RNA polymerase sigma factor RpoD/SigA has product MKKTSMKVSRVNFKRKSSLKIKPVKSLSRRPKFSPQPNEEKIINLTRLLKPEAPTLAPAEPAVRRDDRRPYDGNTAFKLYLREVGQTRLLTPAEEVTLARRIKRGDRVAREQMIKANLRLVVKIAHGYEDCGMPLLDLISEGNVGLMKAVERFDPTKGAKLSTYSAWWIKQSIKRALANQSKTIRLPIHVVDKLFRIRRAAVKMQQELGHEPTDEELGGELGMRPAKIAQLRTAAIRPISLETPFDGDEDSNQISETVKDENANTPYEQLEQKTNTNMVRQLTSTLAPRELEILRCRFGLDGENEKTLDEVGHKFGLTRERIRQIQNVALKKLRKSVEKLEGGIRFAA; this is encoded by the coding sequence ATGAAAAAAACATCCATGAAAGTGTCGCGCGTCAATTTTAAACGTAAAAGCTCGCTTAAAATTAAACCGGTAAAATCTCTTTCGCGCCGGCCGAAATTTTCTCCGCAGCCGAACGAAGAAAAAATCATCAATCTGACGCGCCTGTTGAAGCCGGAAGCGCCTACTCTCGCACCCGCGGAACCTGCCGTGCGCCGCGATGACCGCCGTCCTTACGATGGAAACACTGCTTTCAAACTGTACCTTCGCGAGGTTGGCCAAACCCGCCTGCTCACGCCCGCCGAAGAAGTGACGCTCGCCCGCCGAATCAAACGCGGCGACCGGGTCGCGCGCGAGCAGATGATCAAAGCCAATCTGCGGCTCGTCGTAAAAATCGCCCACGGTTACGAGGATTGCGGCATGCCGCTGCTCGATTTGATCAGCGAGGGCAACGTCGGCTTGATGAAGGCGGTCGAGCGTTTTGATCCCACCAAGGGCGCCAAACTTTCAACCTACAGCGCGTGGTGGATCAAGCAATCCATCAAGCGCGCGCTCGCCAATCAATCCAAAACCATCCGCCTGCCGATTCATGTCGTGGATAAACTGTTTCGCATCCGCCGCGCCGCTGTGAAGATGCAACAGGAACTCGGACACGAACCGACCGATGAAGAATTGGGTGGCGAGTTGGGCATGCGCCCGGCCAAGATCGCGCAACTCCGCACCGCGGCCATCCGCCCCATCTCGCTCGAAACTCCTTTCGATGGCGACGAAGATTCCAACCAAATCTCGGAGACGGTCAAAGACGAAAATGCCAATACGCCCTACGAGCAGCTTGAACAGAAGACGAACACCAATATGGTTCGTCAGTTGACTTCGACGCTCGCACCGCGTGAATTGGAAATTCTTCGCTGCCGTTTCGGCCTGGACGGCGAGAATGAAAAAACGCTCGATGAAGTCGGCCACAAATTCGGCCTGACGCGCGAACGCATCCGCCAGATTCAAAACGTGGCGTTGAAAAAACTTCGCAAGAGCGTGGAAAAACTTGAGGGCGGCATTCGTTTCGCCGCGTGA
- a CDS encoding putative zinc-binding peptidase: protein MKTFHCDNCGSLVFFENVKCVKCGHVLGFLPAAGELGALVPEGGQSWRPIASAFRNQLYRQCQNSSEHEVCNWMVLMADPNPFCESCRLNEMIPDLSIAENLERWRKLEKAKRRLVYTLMHLGLPTEGAPAENRPSLRFKFIADVPGGPPALTGHLNGLITLNIAEADDAERERRRVGFHEPYRTLLGHFRHEVAHYYWDRLIANSQWLAHFRELFGDETTDYAAALKRHHAQGPPPDWQTHFVSAYATTHPWEDWAETGAHYFHIVDMVETAHSFGVSLKPNHPAAKSMSTDLKRVDDRDADFETILASWFPLTHALNSLNRGMGLLDAYPFVLSDPAIEKLKFVHEVFRNSRIGK, encoded by the coding sequence GTGAAAACATTTCATTGCGATAACTGCGGCAGCCTCGTTTTTTTCGAGAACGTCAAGTGCGTCAAATGCGGCCACGTTCTCGGTTTCCTACCGGCTGCCGGCGAACTGGGCGCGCTTGTGCCTGAAGGCGGCCAATCCTGGCGGCCCATTGCTAGCGCTTTTAGAAATCAGCTCTATCGCCAATGCCAAAACAGCAGCGAGCATGAAGTGTGTAATTGGATGGTCTTAATGGCTGACCCCAATCCCTTTTGCGAATCCTGCCGCCTCAACGAGATGATTCCCGATTTGTCTATCGCCGAAAATCTCGAGCGCTGGCGCAAACTCGAAAAGGCCAAGCGCCGACTGGTTTATACCTTAATGCACTTGGGACTTCCGACCGAAGGCGCGCCTGCCGAAAATCGTCCCTCATTGCGTTTTAAATTTATTGCCGACGTACCCGGCGGACCGCCAGCCCTCACTGGTCATTTGAACGGCTTGATCACCTTGAATATCGCCGAAGCGGACGACGCCGAACGCGAGCGCCGCCGCGTCGGTTTTCACGAACCCTATCGCACGCTCCTTGGCCATTTCCGGCACGAGGTCGCGCATTATTATTGGGATCGGCTTATCGCGAACAGCCAATGGCTCGCGCATTTTCGTGAATTATTCGGCGATGAAACCACCGATTACGCCGCCGCGCTCAAGCGTCATCACGCGCAAGGGCCACCACCCGATTGGCAAACCCATTTTGTCAGCGCGTATGCGACGACGCATCCGTGGGAAGACTGGGCGGAGACCGGCGCGCATTATTTTCATATCGTGGATATGGTCGAGACGGCGCACAGTTTCGGCGTCTCGCTCAAGCCGAATCACCCCGCCGCCAAATCCATGTCCACTGATCTCAAGCGCGTTGACGACCGCGACGCCGATTTTGAAACCATCCTCGCCAGTTGGTTTCCGTTGACCCACGCGCTCAACTCCCTTAATCGCGGCATGGGTCTGCTCGATGCCTATCCCTTCGTTTTATCCGATCCCGCGATTGAGAAATTAAAATTTGTCCACGAAGTCTTCCGCAATTCCCGCATCGGAAAATAA
- a CDS encoding DUF3309 domain-containing protein: MIGTILLIVLVLLLIGALPTWPHSRSWGYAPSGTLGTVVLILLMMVMLGWI; this comes from the coding sequence ATGATCGGCACGATATTACTAATTGTTCTAGTGCTTCTTCTCATCGGTGCACTACCGACCTGGCCGCACAGCCGGTCATGGGGATATGCGCCCAGTGGCACCTTGGGAACCGTTGTCCTCATTCTATTAATGATGGTGATGCTCGGCTGGATTTGA